One candidate division TA06 bacterium genomic window carries:
- a CDS encoding FAD-binding protein, translating to MKVDIQHLKKIVGPENASDDVAELYIYGSDASVHQAMPDAVVRPGKTEEVQEVMRYANKNKIPVIARGSGSGMSGHAVPIDGGIVMDMKRMNKILDIRIEDVLCVVQPGVIDDDLNRVLRPKGVFYPPTPASSRVATIGGEIANNASGLRSVKYGATRDSVLGMKVVLANGDLVTLGSNTRVEASGYQLARLMVGSEGTLGIIVEATLRLTPVPKFKAMAMAKFNKLEDAGKTITAVMTSGITPSVLELMDNVAIKAVNTALNMGLPDVEAIIMFEADGRIKAAVEADMNDIEEICEANGAFGIEMSDDPKEMTRIFSGRKKLFAALSRYQKGLSCTSLADDMAVPNSKMAATVQEIVDVGKRNNVVMTAYGHCGSGVVHTKILMDTTKPGQWDNARKAVSEVYDFVRKVGGTTSGEHGIALSKAPSWKKEKKDSLEMMRAIKKALDPNNILNPHKMMDAPDDWVKATDLRYTTKVQ from the coding sequence ATGAAGGTTGACATACAGCATTTGAAGAAGATTGTGGGGCCTGAAAACGCTTCTGATGATGTTGCTGAGCTGTATATATATGGTTCCGATGCATCGGTCCATCAGGCGATGCCAGATGCGGTCGTAAGGCCGGGGAAAACAGAAGAGGTTCAGGAGGTAATGAGGTACGCTAACAAGAACAAGATCCCGGTGATAGCCAGGGGTTCTGGTTCAGGTATGTCCGGACACGCTGTGCCCATTGACGGCGGCATAGTCATGGACATGAAGCGGATGAACAAGATCCTTGATATTAGGATTGAGGATGTACTGTGCGTGGTCCAGCCCGGTGTTATAGACGATGACTTGAATAGAGTGCTCAGGCCTAAGGGGGTTTTTTATCCGCCAACACCAGCCTCGAGCAGAGTTGCCACCATTGGCGGCGAAATTGCAAACAACGCCTCTGGACTCAGGTCGGTGAAATACGGTGCCACAAGAGATTCTGTTCTGGGTATGAAAGTGGTACTCGCAAATGGCGACCTGGTGACTCTGGGTTCGAATACGAGAGTCGAGGCCTCTGGCTATCAGCTGGCCAGGCTCATGGTCGGGTCTGAAGGGACTCTTGGGATAATCGTAGAGGCGACTTTGCGCCTGACTCCTGTGCCGAAGTTCAAGGCCATGGCCATGGCCAAGTTCAACAAGCTCGAGGATGCCGGCAAGACAATAACCGCAGTCATGACCAGCGGGATTACTCCCTCGGTCCTGGAGCTGATGGACAATGTGGCAATTAAGGCGGTGAATACAGCCCTGAATATGGGCCTGCCAGATGTGGAAGCCATAATCATGTTCGAGGCGGACGGCAGGATAAAAGCGGCAGTTGAAGCCGACATGAACGATATAGAGGAGATCTGTGAGGCCAATGGTGCATTCGGTATTGAGATGAGTGATGATCCAAAGGAGATGACCCGCATATTCTCTGGAAGGAAGAAGCTGTTCGCCGCCCTATCCAGGTATCAGAAAGGCCTTTCCTGCACGTCTCTGGCAGATGATATGGCAGTTCCCAACTCAAAGATGGCTGCCACTGTGCAGGAGATCGTGGATGTGGGGAAGAGGAACAATGTGGTCATGACCGCCTACGGCCACTGCGGTTCTGGCGTTGTCCATACGAAGATACTGATGGACACGACGAAGCCAGGCCAGTGGGATAATGCCAGAAAGGCGGTTTCAGAAGTTTATGACTTTGTACGCAAGGTTGGTGGAACCACATCTGGTGAACACGGGATTGCCTTATCAAAGGCCCCATCATGGAAAAAGGAGAAGAAAGATTCTCTTGAAATGATGAGAGCCATAAAAAAGGCTCTTGATCCCAACAACATTCTGAATCCTCACAAGATGATGGATGCACCTGATGATTGGGTAAAAGCCACAGACCTGAGATACACTACAAAAGTCCAATA
- a CDS encoding FAD-binding protein — MDPDFKKRLERAVGKDSVETEIEGLQPHKKQMGRVPEAVVNVKDSRQASKVVKLANRFRVPFVFADSSGLLTKGENRVKRGFVLNFASMNRIKETRILDLLCVAGPGVTLDDLGSALKPCGFFFPPDPGGSGGQSLGRVVMDNAPFPAGIKYGATRDYVLGVEVVTPTGEVVALGSTTLKNSSGLQIERFFAGTSGMLGFPTEITVAVKPLPAKRSLCTASFDSRKKGLEAVGDVLGSGVTPASLEMMDRAWARTCAVLETMSGGIAFLLVELDGHATAVKRGTDVVSRICRRAGALSVSRTSDTKKIEKWRRKRRSIEGFVSEDGTLAMSMVVPSSQVAETLDQIGRIGKKHNLTAGTWGFFLGGNFHMVMVAAPGKRKSTEETLAEVHNTVSSLGGATNCSEMIGFSHSKIRTSKESSLDRVSLAIKKALDPNEVLGAGRRSHRKAVQS; from the coding sequence ATGGACCCGGATTTCAAGAAAAGGCTGGAAAGAGCGGTGGGGAAAGACTCGGTGGAGACCGAGATAGAAGGACTTCAACCCCATAAGAAGCAGATGGGGCGAGTGCCGGAGGCGGTGGTAAACGTAAAGGACAGTCGTCAGGCTTCGAAAGTGGTGAAGCTGGCCAACAGGTTCAGGGTTCCCTTTGTTTTTGCAGACTCATCAGGTCTCCTCACAAAGGGTGAGAATAGAGTGAAAAGGGGATTCGTCCTTAACTTCGCGAGCATGAATAGAATAAAGGAGACGAGAATCCTTGACCTCTTGTGCGTCGCTGGACCCGGCGTTACGCTGGACGATTTGGGCTCCGCACTCAAGCCGTGCGGCTTCTTTTTTCCGCCAGATCCAGGGGGGAGTGGAGGACAAAGCCTGGGTAGAGTGGTGATGGACAATGCTCCTTTTCCCGCGGGGATCAAGTACGGGGCCACCCGCGACTATGTACTGGGGGTTGAGGTGGTGACGCCAACTGGAGAAGTTGTGGCGCTGGGCAGTACGACTTTGAAGAACTCGTCCGGCCTTCAGATTGAAAGGTTCTTTGCCGGCACCAGCGGGATGCTCGGGTTTCCAACTGAGATAACCGTTGCAGTTAAGCCTCTGCCAGCGAAACGTTCACTATGCACTGCCTCCTTTGATTCTCGAAAAAAAGGTCTTGAGGCAGTGGGCGACGTGCTCGGGTCTGGCGTTACTCCAGCTTCTCTGGAGATGATGGACAGAGCCTGGGCGAGGACGTGCGCTGTGCTGGAAACAATGTCTGGTGGAATAGCTTTTCTTCTGGTTGAGTTAGACGGCCACGCCACAGCAGTGAAGAGGGGGACAGATGTCGTTTCAAGGATTTGCAGGAGGGCAGGTGCTCTATCTGTCAGTCGCACTTCTGACACCAAAAAGATCGAGAAGTGGAGGAGAAAGAGAAGGTCGATTGAAGGTTTTGTCAGTGAAGATGGTACTCTTGCAATGAGCATGGTCGTACCATCCTCTCAGGTCGCAGAAACTCTGGATCAAATTGGCAGGATTGGCAAGAAGCACAACTTGACTGCTGGTACCTGGGGCTTCTTCTTGGGAGGTAATTTCCACATGGTGATGGTTGCAGCGCCAGGAAAGCGGAAGAGCACTGAAGAGACACTTGCAGAGGTCCACAACACCGTCTCTTCTCTGGGTGGAGCCACGAACTGCTCTGAAATGATTGGGTTCTCCCACAGCAAGATTCGGACATCAAAAGAATCCTCATTGGACAGGGTTTCCCTGGCCATCAAGAAGGCTCTTGATCCAAACGAGGTGCTTGGCGCGGGAAGGAGGAGCCACAGAAAAGCCGTGCAGAGCTGA
- the larA gene encoding nickel-dependent lactate racemase, whose product MRLEVAYSKDKVPLEIADDRVASVVHPNEVEKRDAGKILNKAMNNPVNSKSFDDFLSDAKDILLIVNDGTRPTPTAKVLDLIRDRIEKVPFRFIIATGIHRAPTEEEFQFIFGPLYETFKDKIYVHDARKDEDMVHIGTSRNGTEMYVNKLGMEAHKIVLIGSVEPHYFGGYTGGRKSFLPGIASFKTIEQNHKFALKPESRSLALEGNPVHEDMIDALRTIEDKEVFSIQTVLDRDRDIYDATAGHIHDSFYAAIESAKKVFCVSVPEKTDIVISVAPYPMDVDLYQSQKAIDNGKLALKDEGILIMVSKCRTGIGEKAFYDLLSSCETPGEVLDKISKDYKLGWHKAGKMAEVMARAQVWAVTDLKDEDLEKIFIKPYKSLQKAVDDALAEKGKDAKVTILMDGSITVPMVSG is encoded by the coding sequence ATGAGACTTGAGGTAGCATATTCCAAGGATAAGGTTCCCCTGGAAATTGCCGATGACAGGGTCGCTTCGGTGGTCCATCCCAATGAGGTGGAGAAGAGAGACGCTGGTAAGATTTTGAACAAGGCAATGAACAACCCGGTCAACTCCAAATCGTTCGATGACTTCCTATCTGACGCAAAGGATATCCTGTTAATCGTAAATGACGGGACAAGACCCACTCCAACCGCAAAAGTACTCGACCTAATCCGAGATAGAATTGAGAAAGTTCCCTTCAGGTTCATAATAGCAACCGGCATTCATAGAGCTCCCACAGAAGAAGAGTTCCAGTTCATTTTCGGCCCGCTGTATGAAACCTTCAAGGACAAGATATACGTTCATGATGCGCGCAAAGATGAAGATATGGTACACATCGGCACCTCCAGAAATGGAACCGAGATGTATGTGAACAAGCTAGGGATGGAGGCTCACAAGATAGTCCTGATCGGTTCGGTGGAGCCTCATTACTTCGGCGGATACACGGGCGGAAGGAAGTCGTTTCTTCCCGGCATCGCATCATTCAAGACGATAGAACAGAATCACAAGTTTGCACTGAAACCCGAATCCAGGTCTCTTGCCCTTGAGGGGAATCCGGTTCATGAGGACATGATAGATGCTCTGAGGACCATAGAGGACAAGGAAGTGTTCTCCATACAGACTGTTCTGGACAGAGACAGGGACATATACGATGCGACCGCAGGACACATACATGACTCCTTCTACGCTGCGATAGAGTCCGCAAAGAAGGTCTTCTGCGTGTCCGTACCAGAGAAAACTGACATTGTTATATCCGTGGCACCATACCCTATGGACGTCGATCTCTACCAATCCCAGAAGGCCATCGACAACGGAAAGCTGGCGTTGAAAGACGAGGGGATACTGATCATGGTCTCCAAGTGCCGGACTGGCATAGGGGAAAAGGCGTTTTATGATCTTCTTTCCAGTTGCGAAACTCCAGGAGAAGTCCTGGATAAGATTAGCAAGGATTACAAGTTGGGGTGGCATAAGGCCGGAAAGATGGCAGAGGTTATGGCAAGGGCGCAGGTCTGGGCAGTAACAGACCTGAAGGACGAAGATCTGGAGAAGATATTCATAAAGCCCTACAAGTCTTTGCAGAAGGCGGTGGATGACGCATTGGCTGAAAAGGGGAAGGATGCAAAAGTGACCATTCTCATGGACGGTTCGATAACCGTTCCCATGGTCAGCGGATGA
- a CDS encoding nucleoside-diphosphate kinase, translated as MECTLLIIKPDAVSGHHIGDILSAVEKNGFIIIKMRMLVMDNQTAARLYAPHKGKPFYEPLLQFMTSGPIVVCLLERADAVQTLRKLMGETDSTKAASGTLRALYGANKQTNAVHGADSEESFKRECAIFFGGRENWESLAAKGPSK; from the coding sequence TTGGAGTGCACTCTCTTAATAATCAAGCCGGACGCCGTGTCTGGCCACCACATAGGTGACATCCTTTCTGCAGTTGAGAAGAACGGTTTCATCATTATCAAGATGCGCATGTTGGTCATGGACAATCAGACTGCAGCAAGGCTCTACGCCCCACACAAGGGTAAACCATTCTACGAACCCCTGCTTCAGTTCATGACCTCAGGGCCGATAGTGGTATGCCTTCTCGAAAGAGCCGATGCCGTTCAGACGCTGAGGAAGCTTATGGGTGAAACAGATTCGACAAAAGCTGCCAGCGGGACATTAAGGGCCCTCTACGGAGCCAACAAGCAGACCAATGCCGTCCATGGTGCAGACTCGGAAGAATCTTTCAAAAGGGAATGTGCAATATTCTTCGGTGGGAGAGAGAACTGGGAATCTCTTGCCGCAAAAGGACCTTCAAAGTAG
- the sucD gene encoding succinate--CoA ligase subunit alpha has translation MSIIIDEKTKVVVQGITGRDGSFHTKGMVSYGTSVVAGVTPGKGGQDVDGIPVFDTVKEAVEKTGANTAISFVPARFAVEAIYEAGDSGVKLIVCITEGIPALEMVGLLSFLSEKGVRLIGPNCPGLVSPEKCKVGILPTQVFKQGPVGVVSRSGTLTYEVVSHITNAGYGQSTCLGIGGDAIIGTRFIDCLKLFEEDPQTEAVVLVGEIGGTDEEDASEYIKAHVKKPVIAFIAGLTAPPGKRMGHAGAIISGGSGTAKEKIAAFEKAGVQVATEPEQIGQLVKARLK, from the coding sequence TTGAGCATAATAATTGATGAAAAGACGAAAGTAGTTGTACAGGGAATCACCGGCAGGGACGGCTCTTTTCACACAAAAGGGATGGTTTCATATGGGACGAGTGTGGTTGCAGGAGTCACTCCTGGAAAGGGCGGGCAGGATGTTGACGGTATCCCGGTCTTTGACACGGTGAAAGAAGCAGTGGAGAAGACCGGCGCAAACACCGCAATCTCATTTGTTCCTGCAAGGTTTGCGGTTGAGGCCATTTATGAAGCGGGTGACTCTGGCGTGAAATTGATAGTGTGCATAACTGAAGGTATACCTGCGCTTGAGATGGTTGGCCTTCTCAGTTTTCTGTCAGAGAAAGGCGTTCGCCTGATCGGTCCAAACTGCCCCGGGCTGGTGAGTCCGGAAAAGTGCAAGGTGGGAATTCTGCCGACTCAGGTATTCAAGCAGGGTCCTGTGGGTGTTGTCTCAAGGAGCGGGACCCTTACCTATGAGGTAGTGAGTCACATAACCAATGCAGGCTACGGCCAGTCGACTTGCCTGGGCATAGGCGGAGATGCCATAATAGGCACCCGATTCATTGACTGTCTCAAGCTTTTTGAAGAAGACCCACAGACCGAGGCCGTGGTTCTGGTTGGTGAAATAGGTGGGACGGACGAGGAGGACGCCTCTGAGTACATCAAGGCGCATGTGAAGAAGCCGGTCATCGCGTTCATAGCCGGCCTCACAGCTCCTCCAGGCAAGAGAATGGGACATGCGGGTGCCATCATATCAGGTGGTAGCGGGACCGCAAAGGAGAAGATAGCGGCTTTTGAAAAAGCAGGCGTCCAGGTGGCAACAGAACCTGAGCAGATTGGCCAGCTTGTCAAAGCCCGACTTAAGTGA